A single region of the Kwoniella botswanensis chromosome 1, complete sequence genome encodes:
- a CDS encoding haloacid dehalogenase, type II: MSLAPFKVLLFDCYGDWETGMLENLKSLLDQPSAPSRDRLFEVLGPIENRIQDEQPTMLYSELLAKVYIETAEKLNLKSDEGQAKAFGNSIPSWPAFPDSADALKKLSDAGLKLVILSNVDNKSFDGSKKKLEKGFAFDAIYTAEKIGSYKPSLRNFEYAIENIKKDFGLEKEDILIVANSKYHDVQPGHKKGIKSAWIDRERAFMGVSAYKDVIPDYQFQSMMEFANAIIKDKS; encoded by the exons ATGTCTCTTGCGCCcttcaa AGTCTTGCTCTTCGATTGTTATGGA GACTGGGAGACAGGGATGCTAGAGAATCTTAAATCTCTCCTCGATCAACCTTCCGCACCGAGCAGAGATAGATTATTTGAAGTGCTAGGTCCTATCGAGAATAGGATCCAGGATGAGCAGCCCACGATGCTCTATTCGGAATT ACTCGCAAAGGTGTATATCGAGACTGCTGAAAAACTGAATCTTAAatctgatgaag GTCAAGCTAAAGCATTTGGCAACTCTATTCCTTCGTGGCCCGCTTTTCCAGATTCGGCAGATGCGCTGAAGAAGCTTTCGGATGCGGGGTTGAAGTTGGTCATTCTGTCCAATGTCGATAATAAGAGttttgatgg ATCGAAAAAaaagttggagaaaggatTTGCCTTCGATGCTATCTACACCGctgagaaga TCGGATCATACAAACCCTCGTTGCGGAATTTCGAATACGCCATAGAGAACATCAAGAAAGATTTCGGATTGGAAAAAGAAGATATCCTGATAGTTGCTAATTCCAAATATCATGATGTTCAACC TGGTCACAAGAAAGGtatcaaatcagcttggatAGATCGAGAGAGAGCTTTCATGGGCGTATCAGCTTATAAGGATGTTATACCTGATTATCAATTTCAAAGTATGATGGAATTTGCAAATGCCATCATCAAGGATAAATCCTAG